The Beijerinckiaceae bacterium genome has a window encoding:
- a CDS encoding transporter: MKISARNVLKGTVKEIHKGATTAHVEVELKGGETVISSITNEAIQELALAKGREVYVVIKASDVMIGVH; this comes from the coding sequence ATGAAAATTTCCGCTCGCAATGTTCTCAAAGGAACGGTCAAGGAAATCCATAAGGGCGCCACCACAGCCCATGTGGAAGTCGAGCTTAAGGGGGGCGAAACCGTCATATCTTCGATCACGAACGAAGCCATCCAAGAGCTTGCCCTGGCCAAAGGAAGGGAAGTCTACGTCGTGATTAAAGCGTCCGACGTGATGATTGGCGTCCATTAG
- a CDS encoding aldo/keto reductase, with amino-acid sequence MDYRRLGHSGLRVPALSFGTATFGGGNDFFKAWGSTDSAAAARLIDICLDHGVAMFDTADVYSDGLAEQILGQAIKGKRDRLLISTKVTFPTGDGPNDFGSSRQHLLKAIDQSLKRLAVDYIDLLQLHGQDNNTPVEETLATLDQILREGKVRYIGCSNFSGWHLMKSLAVSDRYGYPRYVAHQVYYSLLNRDYEWELMPLGRDQGVGAVIWSPLGWGKLTGKIRRDQPPKPGTRAHDIAGTGPHYEDERLFRIVDTLDAVAQEAGKTIPQVALNWLLQQPTVSSIIIGARNEEQLLQNIGALGWKLTGEQIAKLDEASDVPASYPTWHQLGFPMLNEPR; translated from the coding sequence ATGGACTATCGCCGCCTGGGACATTCTGGTCTTCGGGTGCCAGCTCTCAGCTTTGGCACTGCGACTTTCGGCGGCGGCAATGATTTCTTCAAGGCATGGGGCTCGACGGATTCCGCTGCCGCCGCCCGCCTTATCGATATCTGTCTCGATCATGGCGTGGCGATGTTTGATACGGCTGATGTCTATTCGGATGGCTTGGCCGAACAAATTTTGGGACAGGCGATCAAGGGCAAGCGGGACCGATTGCTGATTTCCACGAAAGTGACGTTCCCGACCGGCGACGGGCCCAATGATTTCGGTTCCTCGCGTCAGCATCTTTTGAAGGCGATTGACCAATCGCTCAAGCGGCTGGCGGTCGATTACATTGATCTGCTCCAGTTGCATGGGCAAGACAATAACACGCCCGTCGAGGAGACGCTGGCAACGCTCGACCAAATCCTGCGCGAGGGGAAGGTTCGCTACATCGGCTGCTCCAACTTTTCAGGGTGGCATCTGATGAAATCGCTCGCTGTGTCGGACCGCTATGGCTATCCGCGCTATGTGGCCCATCAGGTCTATTACTCGCTGCTCAATCGCGACTATGAATGGGAGCTGATGCCGCTCGGCCGCGATCAAGGAGTTGGGGCTGTGATTTGGAGCCCGCTTGGCTGGGGTAAGCTCACGGGCAAGATCCGCCGGGATCAACCGCCGAAGCCAGGGACGCGCGCGCATGATATCGCGGGGACCGGCCCCCATTACGAGGATGAGCGGCTCTTTCGTATCGTCGATACGCTCGACGCGGTCGCCCAAGAGGCCGGCAAGACCATTCCGCAAGTAGCGCTCAACTGGTTGCTTCAGCAGCCGACCGTCTCGAGCATCATCATCGGTGCGCGCAATGAGGAACAACTTCTCCAAAACATCGGCGCCTTGGGCTGGAAGCTGACCGGCGAACAGATTGCCAAACTTGATGAGGCCAGCGATGTGCCGGCCTCCTATCCGACTTGGCACCAGCTGGGCTTTCCCATGTTGAACGAACCTCGTTGA
- a CDS encoding anion permease, with protein MTSIPSTDLASPSSEVARPKLDRPMGVRTILIFLAIMALGLFFTAYSIYRDLSAAGTPVTSYLPFLLLGVALLIALGFEFVNGFHDTANAVATVIYTHSLAPPIAVVWSGCFNFLGVLVSTGAVAFGIVSLLPVELIMQVGSEAGFAMVFAMLIAAIIWNLGTWWLGLPASSSHTLIGSIIGVGVANALMRGRDGTSGVDWNKATEIGYALLLSPAVGFFCAAGLLLIMKFLIRKPQLYAEPKVTGAPPLWIRGLLIFTSAGVSFAHGSNDGQKGMGLIMLILIGTVPTAYALNRALPENQVESFVQASLAASKVVEAKAAGYAVLGDPRPAVTSYVTSHQINEGTYPSLAVLISDIAKQVQSYKSLAKIPAAIVGNTRNDMYLTSEAIRYLQKDKENDLTKADGAILAAYKKGLDSATKFIPDWVKISVALALGLGTMIGWKRIVVTVGEKIGKQHMTYGQGAAAEIVAMGTIGAADSFGLPVSTTHVLSSGVAGTMAANGSGVQMSTVRSLALAWVLTLPCAIGLSAFLFFAFSHLF; from the coding sequence ATGACATCCATCCCTTCCACCGATTTGGCGTCCCCGTCGAGCGAAGTCGCTCGGCCAAAACTCGACCGCCCCATGGGAGTTAGGACGATCCTGATTTTCCTCGCCATCATGGCGCTTGGGCTCTTTTTCACGGCCTATAGCATTTATAGGGATCTGAGCGCCGCCGGTACGCCCGTGACCAGCTATCTGCCTTTCCTCCTGCTCGGCGTGGCGCTGCTCATTGCGCTTGGCTTCGAATTCGTCAACGGATTCCACGACACCGCCAACGCCGTAGCGACCGTCATCTATACCCACTCGCTGGCCCCCCCGATTGCTGTTGTCTGGTCGGGTTGTTTCAATTTTCTTGGCGTGTTGGTGTCGACCGGCGCCGTCGCCTTCGGCATCGTCTCGCTGTTGCCGGTCGAACTGATCATGCAGGTTGGCTCCGAGGCCGGGTTCGCTATGGTCTTCGCGATGCTGATCGCGGCCATCATCTGGAACCTCGGCACATGGTGGCTCGGCCTTCCGGCGTCGAGTTCGCATACTTTGATCGGGTCGATCATCGGCGTCGGCGTTGCCAATGCGCTCATGCGCGGGCGTGACGGAACCTCGGGGGTCGACTGGAACAAGGCAACCGAAATCGGCTATGCGCTGTTGCTTTCGCCGGCCGTTGGTTTCTTTTGCGCCGCCGGCCTCCTCCTAATTATGAAGTTCCTGATTAGGAAGCCGCAACTCTACGCCGAGCCTAAAGTCACCGGCGCGCCCCCGCTGTGGATTCGCGGACTGCTTATTTTTACTTCCGCCGGGGTCTCTTTCGCGCATGGCTCGAACGACGGACAGAAAGGCATGGGGCTCATCATGCTCATTCTGATCGGCACGGTTCCCACAGCCTATGCCTTGAACCGCGCGCTGCCCGAGAATCAAGTGGAGTCGTTCGTGCAAGCCTCGCTCGCGGCCTCGAAGGTCGTCGAGGCCAAGGCAGCGGGCTATGCTGTCCTTGGCGATCCGCGTCCCGCCGTAACCAGCTACGTGACCTCGCATCAGATCAACGAAGGTACCTATCCCTCGCTCGCGGTGCTGATCAGCGACATTGCGAAACAGGTCCAATCTTACAAATCACTCGCCAAGATTCCGGCGGCTATCGTTGGCAATACGCGCAACGATATGTATCTCACCTCCGAGGCGATCCGTTACCTGCAGAAGGACAAGGAAAACGATCTGACGAAGGCGGATGGTGCGATACTTGCCGCCTATAAGAAGGGTCTCGACAGCGCCACGAAATTCATTCCCGACTGGGTAAAGATTTCAGTTGCCCTCGCCCTCGGGCTCGGAACGATGATTGGATGGAAGCGGATCGTCGTTACCGTCGGCGAAAAGATCGGCAAGCAGCATATGACTTATGGCCAGGGCGCTGCAGCCGAAATTGTCGCAATGGGGACGATCGGCGCCGCCGACAGTTTTGGCCTCCCCGTTTCGACGACGCATGTGCTTTCCTCGGGCGTCGCAGGCACGATGGCGGCGAATGGATCCGGCGTTCAAATGTCGACCGTGCGCAGTCTTGCGCTGGCATGGGTCCTGACTCTCCCTTGCGCGATCGGCCTCTCGGCGTTTCTCTTTTTTGCGTTCAGCCATCTTTTTTAG
- a CDS encoding aldo/keto reductase: MEITRVGFGAWAIGGPDWAVGWGAQNDGESIAAIRHAVESGINWIDTAAIYGLGHSEEIVRQALADIPRDQRPYVFTKCGLVWDENNRKAPPRQVGAPASIRRELEASLKRLGVERIDLYQMHWPAEDGTPLQVYWQTLLDLKKEGKVRAVGLSNHNAKQLAVAETLGHVDTLQPPFSAIHRDSAEAELPWCHAHQTGVIVYSPMQSGLLTGRFTVERARNLPKDDWRSRNANYSGPKLESNLKLADALKPIAERHETTVAAVAVAWTLAWPGVTGAIVGARSPVQVDGWLDAARLELTQEDLAEIANAIKTTGAGTGPVSPNYARETALQG, from the coding sequence ATGGAAATCACCCGCGTCGGCTTCGGCGCCTGGGCCATCGGTGGACCCGATTGGGCGGTTGGCTGGGGCGCCCAAAACGACGGAGAGTCCATTGCCGCCATTCGTCATGCGGTCGAATCCGGCATCAACTGGATCGACACGGCGGCGATTTACGGCCTCGGTCACTCAGAAGAAATTGTTCGACAGGCGCTTGCCGACATTCCCCGCGATCAGCGTCCGTATGTCTTCACAAAATGCGGCCTCGTCTGGGATGAAAACAACCGGAAAGCCCCGCCCCGTCAGGTTGGCGCTCCGGCCAGCATTCGGCGGGAGCTGGAGGCCTCGCTCAAACGCCTCGGCGTGGAGCGCATCGATCTCTATCAGATGCATTGGCCGGCGGAGGATGGCACGCCACTGCAAGTCTATTGGCAGACGCTGCTCGACCTAAAGAAGGAAGGCAAGGTTCGCGCGGTCGGCCTTTCCAATCACAACGCCAAGCAGCTCGCTGTGGCGGAGACCCTCGGACATGTCGATACACTTCAACCGCCTTTCTCGGCGATCCACCGGGACAGTGCCGAGGCCGAGCTGCCTTGGTGTCACGCTCATCAAACCGGGGTCATCGTTTACAGCCCCATGCAGTCCGGTCTTCTCACTGGCCGCTTCACAGTTGAGCGCGCCCGCAATTTGCCGAAGGATGATTGGCGCTCTCGCAACGCGAACTATTCTGGTCCTAAGCTAGAAAGCAATTTGAAGCTCGCCGATGCGCTTAAGCCCATCGCGGAGCGTCACGAGACCACGGTGGCAGCGGTCGCGGTCGCATGGACTCTTGCATGGCCGGGCGTGACAGGTGCGATCGTGGGGGCCCGCAGCCCTGTTCAGGTCGATGGCTGGCTCGATGCGGCGCGGCTTGAGCTCACGCAGGAAGATCTTGCGGAGATTGCCAACGCGATCAAAACAACAGGGGCAGGAACCGGTCCGGTCTCGCCCAATTACGCGCGGGAGACGGCGCTTCAAGGATAG
- the purH gene encoding bifunctional phosphoribosylaminoimidazolecarboxamide formyltransferase/inosine monophosphate cyclohydrolase (involved in de novo purine biosynthesis), with amino-acid sequence MPSDLRRVTRALISVSDKTGLLDFARSLIASDVELISTGGTRKQLAEAGLPVRDISDLTGFPELLDGRVKTLHPKVHGGLLAIRENPEHEAAMLAHGIAPIDLLVVNLYPFEATIGKGAAFAECIENIDIGGPAMIRAAAKNYDDVAVVVDVDDYAKIVDELAKHRGSTTRALRQWLAQKAFARTATYDATISNWLANAINVETPTYRAFGGRLALSLRYGENPHQAAAFYATADRRPGVATARQLQGKELSYNNVNDTDAAFELISEFDPTQTAAVAIIKHANPCGVAEANNVALAYERALRCDPVSAFGGIVAINRKLDAAAAAEIVKIFTEVIIAPDADDEAIELIATKKNLRLLITGGLPDPRAAGLNFRPVAGGLLVQTRDNANVDDMDLRVVTKRAPNAAELRDLKFAFRVAKHVKSNAIVYAKEGATVGIGAGQMSRVDSSRIAALKAAEAAKALGLQDSLAKGSVVASDAFFPFADGLLAAAEAGATAIIQPGGSMRDGEVIEAADTAGLAMVFTGVRHFRH; translated from the coding sequence ATGCCGAGCGACCTTCGCCGCGTCACGCGCGCGCTAATCTCCGTTTCCGACAAGACCGGGCTCCTGGATTTCGCACGCAGCCTCATTGCGTCGGACGTCGAGCTGATTTCGACCGGTGGAACGCGGAAACAGCTTGCCGAGGCCGGCCTGCCGGTTCGCGACATCTCCGATCTGACCGGGTTTCCTGAACTCCTCGACGGACGGGTCAAAACCCTTCACCCAAAGGTTCACGGTGGACTTCTGGCGATCCGGGAAAATCCGGAACATGAGGCGGCGATGCTGGCGCATGGCATCGCGCCGATCGATCTCCTGGTCGTCAATCTTTATCCGTTCGAAGCGACGATCGGCAAAGGCGCCGCGTTTGCTGAATGCATCGAAAACATCGACATCGGCGGACCGGCGATGATTCGTGCCGCTGCCAAAAATTATGACGATGTCGCCGTCGTGGTGGACGTCGACGATTATGCCAAAATCGTCGACGAGTTGGCGAAGCATCGCGGCTCGACCACAAGGGCTCTGCGTCAATGGCTTGCGCAAAAGGCCTTTGCGCGGACGGCAACCTATGATGCCACGATCTCAAATTGGCTGGCCAATGCCATCAACGTCGAGACGCCGACTTATCGCGCGTTCGGCGGCAGGCTCGCTTTGAGCCTACGGTATGGCGAGAATCCACATCAGGCGGCAGCCTTTTATGCGACGGCCGACCGGCGCCCCGGCGTCGCCACCGCCCGTCAGCTTCAGGGCAAGGAACTTTCGTATAATAACGTTAACGATACCGATGCCGCGTTCGAACTCATCAGCGAATTCGATCCGACGCAAACGGCAGCCGTTGCAATCATCAAACATGCAAACCCCTGCGGCGTCGCCGAGGCAAACAATGTCGCGCTCGCCTATGAGCGCGCCCTGCGCTGCGATCCGGTCTCGGCGTTTGGCGGCATTGTTGCAATAAATCGCAAGCTCGACGCGGCTGCGGCCGCGGAGATCGTCAAGATTTTTACGGAAGTCATCATAGCCCCGGATGCAGATGACGAAGCCATCGAACTTATTGCGACCAAGAAGAACTTGCGTCTGCTGATCACGGGCGGTCTTCCGGATCCCCGCGCGGCGGGGCTGAACTTTCGCCCGGTTGCCGGCGGCCTTCTGGTTCAGACCCGCGACAATGCAAATGTCGATGACATGGATTTGCGTGTGGTGACCAAACGGGCTCCGAACGCGGCGGAACTCCGCGATCTCAAATTTGCCTTTCGCGTTGCCAAGCATGTGAAATCCAATGCCATCGTCTACGCCAAGGAGGGCGCGACCGTCGGCATTGGCGCCGGCCAAATGAGCCGGGTCGATTCCTCAAGAATTGCGGCGCTGAAAGCGGCCGAAGCCGCCAAGGCCTTGGGTCTACAAGACAGTCTAGCCAAAGGTTCGGTTGTTGCTTCCGATGCCTTTTTCCCCTTCGCCGACGGCCTGCTCGCGGCCGCCGAGGCCGGCGCTACCGCGATTATTCAGCCCGGCGGATCGATGCGGGATGGGGAAGTCATCGAAGCCGCCGACACCGCCGGCTTGGCCATGGTATTCACCGGGGTCCGGCATTTTCGGCATTAG
- a CDS encoding MFS transporter, whose translation MEVSNPDERTLREAAYAKVTKRLIPLLFLCYFIAYLDRVNVSFAKLQMLGDLKLSDTVYGLGAGIFFIGYFIFEVPSNVVLHRIGARYGIARIMISWGLISSAMSWVSGSTSFYVLRFLLGAAEAGFFPGIILYLTYWYPAERRGRITALFMTAVAVSGVLGSAISGWILEYFDSAYGWAGWQWLYLLEGIPAVLLGIFVLAFLDDNIADATWLSAQEKNILSEAIARDAGHKKEGSVLAALVDPRVWLTGAIYFCFVAGLYGIGFWLPTIISGMGVKSAFEVGVLTAVPYAAGAVGMVLVGKSADYRRERRWHIAVPAGLGAAGLILGVLLKDHTALAMVALSLASLGILTTLPLFWSLPTAFLVGTTAAAGIAFINSIGNLAGFLSPFAVGWIKELTKSTDSGMYLIASMLFLGGFLVIAFLPARLVNR comes from the coding sequence ATGGAAGTTTCAAATCCCGACGAACGCACGCTCCGAGAAGCGGCCTACGCGAAGGTGACCAAGCGCCTCATTCCCTTGCTGTTTCTTTGCTATTTTATAGCCTATCTCGATCGGGTTAATGTTAGTTTTGCCAAGCTACAAATGCTCGGCGACCTCAAGCTCAGTGATACGGTTTATGGGCTAGGCGCAGGGATCTTTTTCATCGGTTATTTCATCTTCGAAGTGCCGAGCAATGTCGTCCTTCATCGGATCGGCGCCAGATATGGGATCGCCCGCATCATGATCAGCTGGGGGCTCATCTCGTCGGCGATGAGCTGGGTGAGCGGATCGACCAGTTTCTATGTGCTTCGGTTCTTGCTTGGAGCTGCCGAAGCCGGGTTTTTCCCCGGGATCATCCTCTATCTCACCTACTGGTATCCGGCCGAGCGGCGCGGCCGCATCACCGCGCTGTTCATGACCGCCGTCGCTGTATCGGGTGTGCTCGGGAGCGCTATTTCCGGCTGGATCCTGGAATATTTCGATAGCGCGTATGGCTGGGCCGGATGGCAATGGCTCTACCTGCTTGAGGGCATCCCCGCGGTGCTGCTGGGGATTTTCGTACTCGCTTTTCTGGACGATAATATTGCGGATGCGACTTGGCTAAGTGCCCAGGAGAAGAACATTCTTTCCGAAGCCATCGCGCGCGATGCGGGGCACAAGAAGGAGGGTTCAGTCCTTGCAGCGCTGGTCGACCCGCGAGTCTGGCTAACCGGAGCAATCTATTTCTGCTTCGTCGCAGGGCTATACGGGATCGGCTTCTGGCTGCCGACGATCATCTCGGGAATGGGCGTCAAAAGCGCCTTCGAGGTGGGAGTCCTGACCGCTGTTCCCTACGCGGCCGGCGCCGTCGGCATGGTCTTGGTCGGCAAGAGCGCCGACTATCGTCGCGAACGCCGATGGCACATCGCTGTCCCAGCCGGGCTGGGCGCCGCGGGGCTCATCCTTGGTGTCCTGCTCAAGGATCACACGGCGCTCGCGATGGTCGCCCTTTCGCTGGCGTCCTTGGGTATCCTTACGACCTTGCCGCTTTTCTGGAGCTTGCCAACCGCATTTCTCGTCGGCACCACGGCTGCAGCCGGAATTGCTTTCATCAATTCGATCGGAAATCTTGCAGGGTTTTTAAGCCCTTTCGCGGTCGGCTGGATCAAGGAACTGACTAAAAGCACGGACAGCGGCATGTATCTGATTGCGTCAATGCTTTTTCTAGGAGGCTTCCTGGTGATTGCCTTCCTGCCCGCGCGGCTTGTGAACCGCTGA
- a CDS encoding LysR family transcriptional regulator, translating into MELRQLQHFVAVAEEKHFTRAAQRVNIVQSALSNSVRLLEAELDAKLLVRSTRQVRLTTAGRVFLDKARAALDAVQNAREAVNALRGLRSGTLSIGTVQSLPAFLDLPPLIEMFHTQYPDIEVRLSQGSSSHVLDKVRSGQLDLAFLPLGESPTGVETEMIACEALVVACTPEHALAGRIDVPFAALKGESFVDFEPDWGTRKLADRGFSEAGIERHIAFEVSDLETLLELVSRGLGIALLPEAIAEARRPSLGIAQLAEPEICWELVVAYLAGGKEGSPPADDAPKAFLSLLHGAKHSQGTSTSDGHRHAESP; encoded by the coding sequence ATGGAACTTCGGCAACTCCAGCACTTTGTCGCGGTCGCCGAGGAGAAACATTTCACCCGGGCCGCCCAGCGCGTAAATATTGTCCAATCCGCGCTTTCCAATTCCGTTCGTTTGCTGGAGGCGGAGCTCGACGCCAAGCTGCTGGTCCGCAGCACGCGGCAGGTGCGCCTGACCACGGCCGGGCGGGTGTTTCTCGACAAGGCGAGGGCCGCGCTAGACGCCGTTCAGAACGCTCGCGAGGCGGTCAACGCCCTTCGGGGCCTGCGTTCCGGGACCCTCAGCATCGGCACGGTGCAAAGCCTTCCCGCTTTCCTCGATCTGCCGCCGCTGATCGAAATGTTCCACACCCAATATCCCGACATCGAGGTGCGGTTATCTCAGGGTAGTTCGTCGCATGTTCTCGACAAGGTCAGGAGCGGCCAGCTTGATCTTGCGTTCCTGCCTTTGGGCGAGTCGCCAACAGGCGTCGAGACCGAGATGATTGCCTGCGAGGCTCTCGTGGTGGCCTGCACGCCGGAGCACGCCCTGGCTGGGCGTATCGATGTGCCGTTTGCTGCGCTGAAGGGCGAGTCCTTCGTCGATTTCGAACCGGATTGGGGAACCCGGAAGCTGGCCGACCGCGGATTTAGCGAGGCCGGGATCGAACGCCACATTGCCTTCGAGGTCAGCGACCTCGAGACGCTTTTGGAATTGGTCAGCCGTGGCCTCGGCATCGCCCTTCTTCCCGAGGCCATCGCCGAGGCGCGCCGGCCGTCGCTCGGGATCGCTCAACTGGCGGAGCCGGAAATTTGCTGGGAACTGGTCGTTGCCTATTTGGCCGGAGGCAAGGAAGGATCCCCGCCGGCCGATGATGCGCCTAAAGCGTTTCTTTCCCTGCTGCATGGCGCAAAGCACTCTCAGGGTACTTCGACGAGCGACGGCCATCGGCATGCTGAGAGCCCATGA
- a CDS encoding histidine kinase, whose translation MNARDVMVSDVVTVGPDDPVSKAVQLLVDHDISALPVVDANLRVIGILSESDLLHREKIGTEKHRAWWLEAVTPPSVLALDYAKSHGRRVAELMSENIISANEDTPISEIATLLEKHRIKRVPILKDGKLIGIVSRSNLVQALASVHPRPEQDHLTDRGIRSAILARLAEQSWTDFGERNVVVSDGVVHLWGLVGSPEEHKALLALAESVKGVVEVSDEMIASY comes from the coding sequence ATGAACGCGCGCGATGTAATGGTTAGCGACGTTGTAACGGTGGGTCCGGATGACCCGGTATCGAAAGCGGTCCAGCTGCTAGTGGATCATGATATCAGCGCGCTTCCGGTGGTCGACGCCAATCTGCGGGTCATCGGGATCCTCAGCGAATCCGATTTGCTTCATCGCGAAAAGATCGGGACGGAGAAGCACAGGGCGTGGTGGCTTGAGGCGGTCACGCCGCCCAGTGTGCTTGCATTGGATTACGCGAAATCGCACGGCCGGCGGGTTGCGGAACTCATGTCCGAAAATATCATCTCGGCCAATGAGGACACGCCCATCTCGGAAATTGCGACTCTGCTGGAGAAGCATCGGATCAAGCGCGTTCCTATTCTCAAGGATGGCAAGCTGATCGGAATAGTAAGCCGTTCCAATCTCGTCCAGGCACTCGCATCGGTGCACCCCAGACCTGAACAAGACCATTTGACCGATCGGGGGATCCGATCGGCGATCCTGGCCCGATTGGCGGAGCAATCCTGGACCGATTTTGGCGAGCGCAATGTTGTCGTCTCCGATGGGGTTGTCCATCTTTGGGGACTGGTGGGATCGCCCGAAGAGCACAAAGCGCTCCTCGCTCTCGCCGAGTCCGTCAAAGGCGTGGTCGAAGTCTCCGATGAAATGATCGCATCCTATTGA
- a CDS encoding class I SAM-dependent methyltransferase codes for MSEHSATAFFDSWRTYGKVISANYMHHREIQADIERVLRAQFSDRPFSFLDLGCGDAATLAPVLAHMQLQRYTGVDLSESALALATENLKTLGCQVELECRDVLAALGTETRRFDVVYTSYALHHLSADQKGEFFRRVALRLAKDGIMLVTDVMREENESLPIYVERYCHWLRQDWNALDAEEKSSLCDHILNNDRPETFSDLRALAQAAGLGATTAVARYGWHRVVCFRPAGEPASHQGQ; via the coding sequence ATGTCAGAACATTCTGCCACGGCGTTTTTCGATAGTTGGCGCACTTATGGCAAGGTGATTTCCGCCAATTATATGCACCATAGGGAAATCCAGGCCGATATCGAACGTGTCTTGCGGGCGCAATTTTCCGACCGGCCGTTTTCATTCCTTGATTTGGGATGCGGAGATGCCGCCACCTTGGCGCCCGTGCTGGCGCACATGCAGCTTCAACGTTACACCGGCGTGGACCTTTCAGAGTCAGCCCTGGCTCTGGCCACGGAAAATCTGAAAACCTTGGGTTGTCAGGTTGAGCTGGAATGCCGCGATGTCCTGGCTGCCCTTGGGACCGAGACCCGCCGCTTTGATGTGGTTTATACCAGCTATGCCCTGCATCATTTATCCGCGGATCAGAAGGGGGAGTTTTTCCGCCGCGTTGCGCTGAGACTGGCGAAGGACGGGATCATGCTGGTCACCGACGTCATGCGGGAAGAGAACGAAAGCCTGCCGATCTACGTGGAGCGCTATTGCCATTGGCTGCGCCAAGATTGGAACGCTTTAGACGCGGAAGAGAAGAGCTCGCTGTGCGATCACATCCTCAACAACGACCGGCCCGAGACCTTTTCTGATCTACGAGCCCTGGCCCAGGCTGCGGGTTTGGGCGCCACGACCGCCGTGGCCCGGTATGGCTGGCATCGCGTAGTGTGTTTCCGCCCCGCTGGCGAACCGGCATCGCATCAAGGTCAATGA
- a CDS encoding DNA-binding response regulator, whose translation MPQTIGLSLNDNHIIGDDDHASLGRMENRVAGDHVPTGRLQPTFPVNIAIADKNPMVLAALESLLTRDRRFNLLFMASDGEHFLNSLARLPVSLGVIGWELPPIHAREILQALAKRPTAPKIVVYSGTKDPAAPAETLRLGGAGFVSKLSPPERLLEVFAAVASGDMVFPFVDIHKVRPDPLTGLTHRERDLLAALETGQSNAQLAREFGVSINTIKFHLRNLFGKLDVRNRTQAICLYLETKR comes from the coding sequence ATGCCGCAAACCATAGGCCTTTCGCTGAATGATAATCATATAATCGGCGACGACGATCATGCCAGTCTCGGCCGAATGGAAAATCGTGTCGCCGGGGATCATGTTCCCACTGGCCGCTTGCAACCTACGTTTCCTGTCAACATAGCGATCGCCGATAAGAACCCGATGGTTCTCGCTGCGCTCGAATCGCTTCTCACCCGTGACCGGCGCTTCAATCTCTTGTTCATGGCAAGCGACGGAGAGCATTTTCTCAATTCCCTGGCCCGCCTGCCGGTGAGCCTCGGCGTGATCGGCTGGGAACTACCGCCGATCCATGCCCGCGAAATCTTGCAGGCGCTTGCCAAGCGACCGACGGCGCCGAAGATCGTCGTTTATAGCGGCACAAAGGATCCCGCGGCCCCGGCTGAGACGCTGCGGCTCGGCGGAGCCGGCTTCGTGAGCAAGCTGTCGCCGCCCGAACGTCTGCTGGAGGTATTTGCCGCCGTTGCTTCGGGCGACATGGTGTTTCCCTTTGTGGACATTCACAAGGTGCGGCCGGATCCGCTGACCGGCCTGACGCATCGGGAACGTGACCTTCTCGCGGCTCTGGAAACGGGGCAGAGCAACGCGCAATTGGCGCGCGAATTCGGGGTGTCGATCAATACGATCAAATTTCATTTGCGTAATTTGTTCGGCAAGCTGGATGTCCGCAACCGGACCCAGGCCATTTGCCTTTATCTCGAGACAAAGCGGTAA
- a CDS encoding extensin family protein, whose translation MIAVSAFTLPAQATSPRFDETVPLPPPRPQERQHPPSSEPMPTEPAKPEPHIDQACMDRLTGAGIEFEAAPLPQSTPQACSIETPVRLKAIAMAPRLSTMIRLPDEPTLSCQFGERFGHWLRDLVATLIAGELAVELKSVRTGPGYECRNRNHAEAGKISAHASGLAIDVVSFVLADGRTLAIKPDADDHLRGTVDTIRVAACGWFTTVLGPGSDSAHSDHLHVDIQQHGSSDRYRICQ comes from the coding sequence ATGATCGCCGTCTCGGCGTTCACGCTCCCCGCGCAGGCCACTTCCCCGCGCTTTGACGAGACCGTCCCTTTGCCGCCGCCGCGCCCCCAGGAACGCCAGCATCCTCCCTCAAGCGAACCCATGCCAACGGAGCCGGCCAAGCCGGAGCCCCACATCGATCAAGCCTGCATGGACCGGCTCACCGGCGCTGGAATCGAATTCGAGGCAGCCCCGCTTCCTCAGAGTACGCCACAAGCATGCTCAATCGAAACGCCGGTGCGGCTCAAGGCCATCGCGATGGCGCCGCGGCTTTCAACGATGATCCGCTTGCCCGATGAGCCAACGCTCTCCTGCCAATTCGGGGAACGGTTCGGCCATTGGCTCCGCGACCTTGTCGCGACACTCATTGCCGGCGAGCTGGCGGTTGAACTCAAGTCGGTTCGCACAGGTCCCGGCTATGAATGCCGTAACCGCAATCACGCCGAGGCCGGCAAGATCAGTGCCCACGCATCGGGTCTCGCCATCGATGTCGTCAGCTTCGTGCTGGCGGATGGTCGAACCTTGGCAATTAAGCCGGATGCGGATGACCATCTGCGCGGGACGGTCGATACCATCCGGGTGGCTGCCTGTGGATGGTTCACGACGGTCCTTGGGCCGGGATCCGATTCAGCCCACAGCGATCATCTGCACGTGGATATACAGCAGCACGGATCGAGCGACCGCTACCGCATCTGCCAATGA